The DNA segment CCACCAGGGCTGCCTCGTGGCAGCGGTAGGTTTTTTTGTATGTGCCGCCGAACATGCCCGAGGTGGAGCAGTCCAGGGCCAGTCCCATGCCGGTGAGCCCCATGGCCGAATGCAGGGACTCGCCGACGTTCACCACTGCGGCCAGCCCCTCGGGCAGGCCGTCCGCGAACTTTCCGGCCAGCCAGGGCTCTATCCGGTCGAACTGCAGGAGCACCCCGATGGCCAGGGCTGCCGCGTATATCGCTATGATGCGTCCGCCTTTCATGGAACCGAACACCTCTCGCCTAGAATGAAAAATAAATGAACGGCAGCACGCCGTCGGGTCCCATGCGAACGATCAAGGCCCCAAGCACTCCAAGGGCGGCGGCCATGGCCGGAGCCGGAAGGCGCGACAGCCCCGCCGGACAGGTGCGCAGCCAGTTCAGCCGGAATGTCTGGAAGCCGATCACTCCAAGGGTGATCGCCGTGAGGGTCACGGTAGGCCCGGTTCCTGCGGAATCAAAGCTGACGATGCGCGCCAGCACCTGGGAGGCGGTGGCGAAATCCGGAGCAGCGAAGAACACCCAGGCCAGGGTGACGAACCCGAAGGTGCAGGCCCAGAAGGCGGCGTCGCGAACGCGCGCCTGCCAGCCCGTGAGCGTGGCGCCCACGCGCCCGGCCAACGCGTGCGTGACCATGAGCCCCACCCCGTGCAGCGCGCCCCAGGCCAGGAAGGTCAGGCTCGCTCCGTGCCACAGCCCGCCAAGCCCCATGGTGAGGAGCAGGTTCAGGTTGCGCCGCACCGGCCCGCAACGGCTGCCGCCCAACGGGATGTACAGGTAGTCGCGCAGCCAGGTGGACAGGCTTATGTGCCAGCCCTGCCAGAACTCGCGCAGGTTGCGCGCCTTGTAGGGCTGGTTGAAGTTGTCGGGCACGCGAAGCCCCATGAGCCCGGCCAGCCCCTGGGCCAGGTCGGAGTAGCCGGAGAAGTCGCAGTAGATCTGGGCGCTGTAGCCCATCACGCCCACCAGCGCACCGAGGCTTGAGAAGTCGTCCGGGGCGCTGAACAGCTGGCGGGTGACGTGCTCTGATATGTAGCTGGACAGGGCCACCTTCTTGAAGAGCCCCACGATGATCAGCCAGAAGGCCTGGTTGGCGTCGGTCCAGGACGGAGCGGCGGCGCGCAGCTGCGGGATGAAATCCCTGGCGCGCAGGATCGGCCCTGAGAGTACTGTGGGGAAGAAGGCCATGAACAGGAGCACGTCCAGGGGAGAGCGCACGACTTCGCCCGGGCGGCGGTACACGTCCACCACGTAGCCGATGCCCTGGAAGGTGAAGAAGGAGATGCCCACGGGCAGGACGATGGCCAGCTCCGGCAGCACTCCTGTAAGTTCCGCCGCAAGCCCGTAGTACTTGAAGAAGCACAGCTCCCCCAGCACCACGGCCAGATAAGCGGCCACAAGACTCTTGGCCTTCCGGGACGGCGGCTGTCCGCCCTCCTCGCGGGCCAGATGCGCCAAGCCAAGGGCCGTGCCCCAGGTGGCAAGGCTGACGCCCAGCAGCAGGAGCGCGAATCCGGCATGGAAGCCCGCATAAAAAATATACGACGCTGCCAGCAGAAGAGCACGGAACACTGTGGAATATGGACGAAGGGTCCAGGCCAGGGCCAGGACGATCAGGAAAAAGGCTGCGAATTCGAGGCTAAGAAGCTGCATGGCGGCGAGAGGCGAAAATCATGATGAAATCCTGCGATGGTTCCTGAAAACGATGGGCTTGACGCAGCCTCGCGTGTGTTACACTCTTTCAAACGCGCCAGACCTTGCAGGTGCGGAGCGCTACACCAAACATATCAACAAAATCAGACGGTTGAAACGGCAGCCCCCTGACACGGGGGCACCCTCTCGGCTTGTGGAGGCATTTTACGCCACACGACGAAAAAGGCAACCGCCAACCGACCGTCCGGAGCCGCTCACATGGAAGATCTTCTGCGGGAACTTATCGCCGTCAATAAAGAAATGCTCAATGAAATCAGGCAACTTCGTTACACCCTGGAACGTTCCGGGCAGGCCGCTCCACAGGGCGCAGGCGCGGTTATCGAGGCGGGAAGCCAGCTTAAGGGCTTCGGGCCTGTTTTCGGACAAACTGAAGAAATTCCCGAACCCGCCAGGACCGCTCCGCCCCGCTACACTCCCGAGGACCTGGAGGACATCCGGGGCTCGCTCATGGACGGATTGAAGAAGCGCAACAAGGACAAGAGCAACGCCTTCACCGAGTTCGAGAAGCGCCACAAGGACTGGTAGGCCGGGGCATCCGCCGTTCAAGAGCCCGTCGGAAACATGGCATCAGCACGTCCGGCGGATTTTCGACGACGCCGTCCGGGCTGCCATGATCCAGCAGCAACACAACAGTGGGAATGCTCTTTCTGGTCTAGTAGAAGGGCCGCTGCACCACGCCGCGCACCATCTCCACCACGTCCGGGTCGGCTGCGAAGGGATTCTCCGCCATGGACGGGATCGCCACGGACTTGCGGGCGGCAAAGGGGGTGGTCAGCAGAAGCTCATCCAGGGCGTGCGCCATGAGCACCTCCAGGGACAACACGTCGGCCACGTTGTAGGCCAGGAGCGTCTCCAGCACGTTCTCGCTGCGCGAGCGCTCGAACTCTCGCCACAGGAGCACCGCGCTCCAGCCGTCCACGCCGTCAAGCTCCCGCCGCGACAGCCCGAAGCGTTTCTCGCAGGCCTTGAGCCCCCCGGAAACGCCCAGCGACTTCAGCACGAAGCGCAGGTCCACGTGGGCCTTGGGACAGCGCATGCCAAGCACCCGCTCGATGATGGGGACGTCGAAGCACTTGCCGTTGAAGGTCACCAGCACCTTCACGCGGGCCAGGTCCTCTTCCAGGTCGGCCATGTTGCGGCCGTGCACGTAGGTGGTGACCCGCCCCTGATGGTACAGGGCCACGGCCGTGACCACGGGGTCGCGCTCGCCGTCGGTCTCGATGTCCAGGTAGCCCGCGTGGGGCAGGAAATGCGGAAAGAGCCGCCAGGAATTTGCGGTGCGCAGCCGCGCGGCGAACCAGTCGGCCTCGCCCGCCTCCAGGGCCTCGCGCGAGGCTTCAAGGCCCGGGCGCATGGAGGCGGCTTTGGCCGCGCTCACGGGCGGGCTGGCCGCGCAAAGGAAATCCTCCCACGTGTGGATGCCCGCATCCCACAGGGAGGATTCGCTTTTGGGACCGACGCCGGGCAGATGACAAAAGCAATGGCCTAGCATCGACCGAAAATTCCGGCTAGACTTTGGACTTTTCGGACTGGTTCACCGTGGCCGAAGCCTGGGTGGACTGGCTGTCGATCTTGTCCGGGGTGATGTCCTTGTCGTTCATGGCGCCCTTGAACTCCTTGATGCTCTTGCCCAGGTCACGCCCAAGATTGCCCAGGCGGCCGGGTCCGAAGAGCAGAAGAACGATTGCCAGAACCACGACCCAATGCCAGATGGAAAAAGCGCCCATAAGCCTCTCCTTGCGCGTGCGCGCCGAACGTTTTGCCGTGGCGGGAACCTAAGCGCGACCCCACGGTTTGGCAACTTAAAAACCTGTCATAAAATCGGAAATCCGCGCGACTTGCACGCGCCGTCCCCCGTCCGGGACGTCCGGAGCCGCATTTGCCGCGCCTGAACGTCCACAGCGGCAAACTTCATCTGTACCCGGGAGATAAGCATCATTCTCCCGGGGCCAAGGCCCCAGGGACGACAAACCGTCCTCCCTGGTCTACTTCCTGGCCGCAATGTCCTTCAGGAAGGCCTCCACGTCCGGCAGGATGCGCCGTACGATCTCCCGGATGCCCTGCGCGGTGGGGTGCAGGCCGTCCGGCAGGTTGAGCGCGGGGTCCCCGGCCACGCCCTCAAGGAAGAACGGATAGAGCCGCAGGCCGTGTTTGGCGGCCAGCCTGGGGTAGATGGCCGCAAACTCCTCGCCGTAGCGTTTGCCCATACCCATGACCGCCCGCATGCCCGTCAGCATCACCGGGATGCCCTCCGCGCGCAGCATGCTTATGATGCGGTCCAGGTTGGCTTCGGCCAGGGCGGGGTCGAAGCCGCGCAGGGCGTCGTTGGCCCCGAGCTCCAGGATCACGCCGTCGGGCCTGGCCCGGATCACCGCGCTCACGCGAGACACGCCCCCGGCGGTGGTGTCGCCGGAGATGCCGAAATTTATCATCTCGACAGAGTGGCCGCGCGCGGCCAGTTCGTGCTGGAGGACGGCAGGGAAAGCCTCATTCGGCCTCAGGCCGTATCCGGCGGTGAGGCTGTCGCCCAGGGCCGCGATGCGCAAAGGCCCAGGTCCGGCGTGAACGGTCATGGAAACTCCAGAGAATACAAGGACAAGGAACACAATACCGGCCAGTTTTCGAAGCACGTTGCCATCCCCGCTTTTCTCGTGCCATGATGAGCGCATGGACAGCGAAATGATAGTTCTTCGTGACGTATCCCTGACCCTACAAAGCCAGGCAGGCCCGGTCAACATCCTGCGCGGGGCCAACCTGCGGGCCGGGGCCGGCGAACACCTGGCCGTGGTGGGTCCCTCCGGAGCTGGCAAGACCACGCTCCTCATGCTCATGTCCGGCCTCGAGCGGGCTACGTCCGGCACGGTGCGCGTGGCCGGGCAGGAGCTTACCGGCATGGACGAGGACCAGCTGGCGAAATTCCGCCTGGAGAATGTGGGCATCGTGTTCCAGAGCTTCCATCTGGCCCCGGCCATGACCGCCCTGGAGAACGTGGCCCTGCCCCTGGAGTTCGCCCGCCGCGAAGGCGCCTTCGATCTGGCGGCCAGGGCGCTCGAGCGCGTGGGACTGGGCGGCCGGGTGAAGCACTACCCGGCCCAGCTCTCCGGCGGCGAGCAGCAGCGCGTGGCCCTGGCCAGGGCCGTGGTGGCCTCGCCGCGCCTGATCCTGGCCGACGAGCCCACCGGCAACCTGGACCATGCCACGGGACAGAAGGTGGTGGACATGCTCTTCTCCCTGGCGCAGGAGTCCGGTGCGACCATGGTGCTGGTCACGCACGATCCGGGGTTGGCCGAGCGCTGCGGGCGCGTGGCCCACATGGAGGACGGCGTGGTGGAGGAGCTGCGTTGACGCGCGGCGGCGATTCGGACGAGCCCGGCAGATCCGGAAAATCTGGCGATTCGGGCGAATTGGGTGGCGAACGCATCGAATTCGCCACGCACTCGTCGCGCTGCGCCCTGCCTCGCGCCATATGGCGCATCCTGCTCCTGGTCATGGTGGTGCTGGGCACGGTCTGGGCCTATTCCTGGCACTTCGAGAACCTGGCCCATCGCCTGAAGTCTCAGGACGCCATCTTTGACGAGACCGGGCAGCTGCCGCCCGAGCGCCTGGCCCTGCTGCGCGACGCGGGCCAGGCCATGCGCGAGGCCTACGGCATCACGCTGCGGGTGCAGGTGCGCACGGGGCCGGTGCAGCCTCCCGAGCCAGACTCCAAGACGCTGTTCATCGGCCTGGACACCGCCTCCGGAAAAGCAGTCGTGCAGCTTCCGCCGCTTCTGGCCCGGGCGCTGCCCGCCGGGCTTGCCCAAAGCCTGGCAAACGACTACTTCCAGCCCTACTTCGCCGCAGGCGCATGGCCCGAAGGGCTGTACGCCTGCGTGCTCACCATTCTGGAGGCTTTGCGTGACCCCACCTGATTCAACCGCCGCTCCCAATTGCGCGGGACTTCGCAGCGTGCTGATCCATACCGACGGCGCCTGCCTTGGCAACCCCGGCCCCGGCGGCTACGGCGCCGTGCTGGCCTGCGACGGCCACAACATGGAGCTTTCCGGCGGATACAAGCTGACCACCAACAACCGTATGGAGATCCTGGCCGTGATCGCCGCGCTGGAATCCCTGACCGAGACTTGCGACGCGCAGGTGGTTACGGATTCCATGTACGTGCGCGACGCCATCGAGAAGGGCTGGCTCTCCAAGTGGAAACGCAACGGCTGGAAGACCGCCGCCAAGACCGACGTGAAGAACCGCGACCTGTGGGTGCGGCTGGACGGTCTACTGGCCAAACACAAAGTGAAGTTCAGCTGGGTGCGCGGCCACACCGGACATCCCGAGAACGAGCGCTGCGACGAACTGGCCCGCCGCGCCGCCCAGGGGCGCGAGCTGGCACCCGACACGGGCTACAAGCCCTAGACGTCTCCTGGCCTGTTCCCTTGAGACAGCGCCGAAGTTGCCTGCCTGCCTCGACCCGGACCGGCCCGGCCCGGCCCGGCCCGGACATGATCCGGCCACGATCCAGGAATTGAAACAAAGAAGGGGGATGCCCGAGGGCATCCCCCTTTGCTGTTGCTCCTGCCCCATGCGGGTGCGTCCGGGAAGCTTGAGAGGGCGCCGGACGCCAGGAGCGCGACCTCCGGGCCTTGACCCGGAGGGACAGCACAGGCTGGACCTTCCGGTCCGATCTCATGGCGCGCCTGCAAAGGCAGCCGCTTGCCGGGATGCTTGCCAGAGCGCTTGCCTGATGTGCTCCGGCGCGGCAACGCGCATCGACTCCGGCACCGGCTTTGCGCTGACTCAGCGCTGACGGCCTCACGTCGCATGCCGGAGCCGCCTGGCGAGG comes from the Fundidesulfovibrio putealis DSM 16056 genome and includes:
- a CDS encoding ribonuclease H-like domain-containing protein; the encoded protein is MLGHCFCHLPGVGPKSESSLWDAGIHTWEDFLCAASPPVSAAKAASMRPGLEASREALEAGEADWFAARLRTANSWRLFPHFLPHAGYLDIETDGERDPVVTAVALYHQGRVTTYVHGRNMADLEEDLARVKVLVTFNGKCFDVPIIERVLGMRCPKAHVDLRFVLKSLGVSGGLKACEKRFGLSRRELDGVDGWSAVLLWREFERSRSENVLETLLAYNVADVLSLEVLMAHALDELLLTTPFAARKSVAIPSMAENPFAADPDVVEMVRGVVQRPFY
- the tatA gene encoding twin-arginine translocase TatA/TatE family subunit, which produces MGAFSIWHWVVVLAIVLLLFGPGRLGNLGRDLGKSIKEFKGAMNDKDITPDKIDSQSTQASATVNQSEKSKV
- a CDS encoding ABC transporter ATP-binding protein — encoded protein: MIVLRDVSLTLQSQAGPVNILRGANLRAGAGEHLAVVGPSGAGKTTLLMLMSGLERATSGTVRVAGQELTGMDEDQLAKFRLENVGIVFQSFHLAPAMTALENVALPLEFARREGAFDLAARALERVGLGGRVKHYPAQLSGGEQQRVALARAVVASPRLILADEPTGNLDHATGQKVVDMLFSLAQESGATMVLVTHDPGLAERCGRVAHMEDGVVEELR
- a CDS encoding TPM domain-containing protein, producing MTRGGDSDEPGRSGKSGDSGELGGERIEFATHSSRCALPRAIWRILLLVMVVLGTVWAYSWHFENLAHRLKSQDAIFDETGQLPPERLALLRDAGQAMREAYGITLRVQVRTGPVQPPEPDSKTLFIGLDTASGKAVVQLPPLLARALPAGLAQSLANDYFQPYFAAGAWPEGLYACVLTILEALRDPT
- a CDS encoding arylesterase — protein: MTVHAGPGPLRIAALGDSLTAGYGLRPNEAFPAVLQHELAARGHSVEMINFGISGDTTAGGVSRVSAVIRARPDGVILELGANDALRGFDPALAEANLDRIISMLRAEGIPVMLTGMRAVMGMGKRYGEEFAAIYPRLAAKHGLRLYPFFLEGVAGDPALNLPDGLHPTAQGIREIVRRILPDVEAFLKDIAARK
- the rnhA gene encoding ribonuclease HI encodes the protein MLIHTDGACLGNPGPGGYGAVLACDGHNMELSGGYKLTTNNRMEILAVIAALESLTETCDAQVVTDSMYVRDAIEKGWLSKWKRNGWKTAAKTDVKNRDLWVRLDGLLAKHKVKFSWVRGHTGHPENERCDELARRAAQGRELAPDTGYKP
- a CDS encoding MBOAT family O-acyltransferase — encoded protein: MQLLSLEFAAFFLIVLALAWTLRPYSTVFRALLLAASYIFYAGFHAGFALLLLGVSLATWGTALGLAHLAREEGGQPPSRKAKSLVAAYLAVVLGELCFFKYYGLAAELTGVLPELAIVLPVGISFFTFQGIGYVVDVYRRPGEVVRSPLDVLLFMAFFPTVLSGPILRARDFIPQLRAAAPSWTDANQAFWLIIVGLFKKVALSSYISEHVTRQLFSAPDDFSSLGALVGVMGYSAQIYCDFSGYSDLAQGLAGLMGLRVPDNFNQPYKARNLREFWQGWHISLSTWLRDYLYIPLGGSRCGPVRRNLNLLLTMGLGGLWHGASLTFLAWGALHGVGLMVTHALAGRVGATLTGWQARVRDAAFWACTFGFVTLAWVFFAAPDFATASQVLARIVSFDSAGTGPTVTLTAITLGVIGFQTFRLNWLRTCPAGLSRLPAPAMAAALGVLGALIVRMGPDGVLPFIYFSF